The proteins below are encoded in one region of Triticum aestivum cultivar Chinese Spring chromosome 1B, IWGSC CS RefSeq v2.1, whole genome shotgun sequence:
- the LOC123139365 gene encoding pseudouridylate synthase 7 homolog yields MARSSSVTEAEVGIACFTSALPGFRGVLKHRYSDFIVHEVARDGSVVRLTSLDLPDQCVDAKEEEKAAPAADADHSKALESFSGLCGEADCRALRGLLEKVAAGGEGEFSPVMLSPDADKGHRSEVHNFFKKNFKFLVTDTVEHSDGVQKYIRVRVGSEAGGGRGRGGGGRGGGGRGGGGRGRKRKNMNGSDWGDDRPFDSRGSSSWPANAGKFLRFHLCKENKDTQDALGVIGKMLGLQSRSFGFSGTKDKRAVTTQQVTVFKVPANKIAALNKRLYGIKVGNFCYVKEGLGLGQLMGNRFTITLRGVVAESDDMIKAAVDGLGKNGFINYYGLQRFGSGSVPTHRIGAALLRGEWKNAVNLVLDPREGERDDIKEVREHYKQHGDIDMALRNFPRHLVAEKAILQCLRKCPENYLQALKGIPRPLRMMYVHSYQSYLWNHAASMRVEKYGISQVVEGDLIYTKESHPGEATSVGTSEVDGLTNSSEIDICPEAIPEENIQSVKLVDSEDLSKGIYSFEDVVLPLPGSQALFPGNEVAEIYHEMAKKDGISLTENAHGVKEFSITSMKGGYRRVFQKPIDFEWELMTYTDDSASLAETDLDILSKGKLIEAKVANEPAVSSENSASNPPDCKMEEPLETSMPTSETSLEENKSIGSSDILPSKLAVKLAFTLPASSYATMAIRELLKDSTSVAYQKTLDC; encoded by the exons ATGGCGCGCTCGAGCTCCGTCACCGAGGCCGAGGTCGGCATCGCCTGCTTCACCTCCGCCCTCCCGGGCTTCCGCGGCGTCCTCAAGCACCGCTACTCCGACTTCATCGTCCACGAGGTCGCCCGCGACGGCTCCGTCGTCCGCctcacctccctcgatctccccgACCAG TGCGTGgatgccaaggaggaggagaaggcggcgccggcggccgacGCCGACCACTCCAAGGCCCTCGAGTCGTTCAGCGGGCTCTGCGGTGAGGCGGACTGCCGTGCGCTGAGGGGGCTTCTGGAGAAGGTCGCGGCCGGTGGCGAGGGTGAATTCTCGCCGGTTATGCTCTCGCCCGATGCCGACAAGGGTCATCGATCG GAGGTGCAcaactttttcaaaaaaaacttcaagTTCTTGGTCACAGACACAGTGGAACACAGCGATGGGGTTCAGAAATACATCAGGGTGCGCGTGGGGTCTGAAGCCGGAGGAGGGCGGGGCCGTGGTGGTGGAGGGAGGGGCGGCGGTGGGaggggtggtggtggcagaggaagGAAGAGGAAGAACATGAATGGTTCTGATTGGGGAGACGACAGGCCATTTGACAGTAGAGGGTCGTCTAGTTGGCCAGCTAATGCTGGGAAGTTCCTGAG GTTTCATCTTTGCAAAGAAAACAAGGACACCCAAGATGCATTGGGAGTAATAGGAAAAATGTTAGGACTCCAG TCACGCTCATTTGGGTTTTCTGGAACAAAGGATAAACGTGCCGTTACGACGCAACAG GTTACCGTTTTCAAGGTGCCAGCAAATAAAATTGCTGCACTTAATAAGCGACTATATGGCATCAAAGTTGGAAACTTCTG TTATGTAAAGGAGGGACTTGGTCTTGGTCAACTCATGGGAAATCGGTTTACAATTACCCTGAG AGGCGTTGTTGCAGAATCGGATGACATGATAAAGGCTGCTGTGGATGGCTTAGGAAAGAACGGATTTATCAACTACTATGGTTTGCAG CGCTTTGGAAGTGGTTCAGTACCAACCCACCGTATTGGAGCTGCTTTGCTTAGAGGAGAATGGAAAAATGCTGTAAACTTGGTTCTTGATCCAAGGGAAGGag AGCGTGATGACATAAAGGAGGTGCGTGAACATTACAAGCAACATGGTGATATTGATATGGCTCTGAGGAACTTCCCTCGCCATCTTGTGGCTGAGAAGGCTATT CTTCAGTGTTTGAGGAAATGCCCTGAGAACTATCTACAAGCATTAAAGGGTATACCAAGACCGCTAAGAATGAT GTATGTCCATTCTTACCAAAGTTACCTTTGGAATCATGCTGCCAGCATGAGAGTTGAAAAGTATG GCATTTCACAGGTCGTAGAAGGTGATCTAATCTATACCAAAGAAAGCCATCCTGGAGAAGCAACTTCTGTGGGTACTTCAGAAGTTGATGGCCTTACAAATTCTTCTGAAATTGATATTTGTCCTGAAGCAATTCCAGAAGAAAATATCCAGTCTGTGAAG CTAGTTGATTCTGAAGATTTATCGAAAGGGATCTACTCGTTTGAAGATGTCGTCCTTCCTTTGCCTGG CTCACAAGCATTGTTCCCTGGGAATGAAGTTGCTGAGATTTACCATGAGATGGCTAAAAag GATGGCATTAGCTTGACAGAGAATGCTCATGGTGTGAA GGAGTTCTCAATTACAAGCATGAAAGGAGGTTACCGACGGGTGTTCCAGAAGCCTATTGATTTCGAGTG GGAACTCATGACATACACGGATGACAGTGCATCTTTAGCAGAAACCGATTTGGATATTCTCTCCAAAGGCAAGCTTATAGAAGCAAAGGTAGCTAATGAGCCTGCTGTATCTAGTGAAAATTCCGCCTCCAACCCACCTGATTGCAAGATGGAAGAGCCATTGGAGACCTCCATGCCAACCAGTGAAACTAGCTTAGAAGAAAACAAGTCTATTGGCAGCTCAGATATATTGCCAAGCAAACTTGCTGTAAAGCTAGCATTTACTTTACCTGCATCGTCCTATGCTACAATGGCAATCAGGGAGTTGCTGAAGGATTCAACCTCG GTTGCGTACCAGAAAACACTTGATTGCTAA
- the LOC123139374 gene encoding protein tesmin/TSO1-like CXC 3, translated as MEATPISVKPPSPAPPQPPHPHLTAAVPLSAMEPPPSPPPAVAAAAEGPDALPDPGSMNQLALATTPKRQKVEDAADGCKHCACKKSRCLKLYCPCFAGGGYCSEKCGCVPCFNKADFAETVQTTRKVLLSRQKRMSLKINRRLEANAETMEDAHNSSSSTPPRRGCNCKKSSCLKKYCDCYQDGTGCSLFCRCEDCKNPYGKNEGFMADESKRFIYTGADLDHSEDEHDFIVERSPRLQSPISKESSFQHTPPRSKASSRDTHLLPQVLSQWQPRSWQQSSKRQGNDHRAVDDSGENNKSSSHEWQLAKHQVQEDTYSISRCVQILNGMVELSQVEKSVAPDVFLHPGNREIFVSLGLDVRALWLKRKIQHLT; from the exons ATGGAGGCCACCCCGATCTCCGTCAAGCCCCCCTCGCCGGCCCCGCCCCAGCCCCCGCACCCGCACCTCACGGCGGCGGTGCCCCTCTCGGCCATGGagcccccgccctcgccgcccccggcggtggcggcggcggcggaggggcccGACGCGCTGCCGGATCCCGGCAGCATGAACCAGCTCGCGCTCGCCACCACGCCCAAGAG GCAGAAGGTGGAGGACGCCGCGGATGGGTGCAAGCATTGCGCCTGCAAAAAGTCCAGATGCTTGAAGCT GTATTGTCCATGTTTTGCTGGTGGAGGTTATTGTTCTGAAAAATGTGGATGTGTGCCATGTTTCAACAAGGCTGATTTTGCAGAGACAGTTCAGACCACTCGCAAGGTGCTACTTTCACGTCAGAAACGGATGTCTCTGAAAATTAATAGAAGACTGGAGGCTAATGCTGAAACTATG GAAGACGCACACaattcttcttcttcaactccaccaaggCGAGGTTGCAACTGCAAGAAATCAAGTTGCCTAAAGAAATACTGTGATTGCTACCAG GATGGGACTGGATGCTCCTTATTTTGTCGATGTGAGGATTGCAAGAATCCTTATGGGAAAAATG AAGGTTTTATGGCGGACGAAAGCAAGCGTTTTATATACACCGGTGCAGATCTGGACCATAGCGAGGACGAACATGACTTCATTGTGGAGCGCTCGCCTCGCCTTCAATCACCCATCTCAAAGGAGTCCTCTTTCCAGCACACCCCGCCTCGCAGCAAGGCCTCGAGCAGAGACACGCACCTGCTGCCGCAGGTGCTGTCGCAGTGGCAGCCGCGCTCATGGCAGCAGTCCTCGAAGAGGCAGGGCAACGACCACCGGGCGGTCGACGACTCGGGAGAGAACAACAAGAGCTCGAGCCACGAGTGGCAGCTGGCGAAGCACCAGGTCCAGGAGGACACCTACAGCATCTCGCGGTGCGTCCAGATCCTGAACGGCATGGTGGAGCTGTCGCAGGTGGAGAAGTCGGTGGCCCCCGACGTGTTCCTGCATCCGGGCAACCGGGAGATATTCGTCTCCCTGGGGCTCGATGTCCGCGCCCTGTGGCTCAAGCGCAAGATCCAGCACCTGACTTAG